The following proteins are encoded in a genomic region of Paraburkholderia sp. BL23I1N1:
- a CDS encoding DHA2 family efflux MFS transporter permease subunit, translating to MAATAPAEALPAAEPAPLKGGALALLTVGLALGTFMEVLDTSIANVAVPTISGSLGVATSQGTWVISSYSVASAIAVPLTGWLARRVGEVRLFTLSVLLFTIASALCGFAHNFESLIAFRLLQGLVSGPMVPLSQTILMRSYPPEKRGLALGLWAMTVICAPIFGPVMGGYITDNYTWPWIFYINVPIGLFSAACAFLLLRGRETKVTKQRIDAVGLTLLVIGVSCLQMVLDLGKDRDWFNSTFIITLAIIAVVSIAFLLVWETTEKEPVVDLSLFKDRNFALGVVIISFGFMAFFGSVVIFPLWLQTVMGYTAGIAGLATAPVGILALFLSPMIGKNMHRLNLRVVASFAFIVFAFVSFWNSTFTLDVPFNHVIWPRLVQGIGVACFFVPMTTITLSSVSDERLASASGLSNFFRTLSGAIGTAVSTTYWENDTIYHHAMLTDSVNVYSANTNAYTNALAGLGLSGDSVTAQLNQVVTAQAYMMATNDFFRISCGAFLVLALLVWVTKPRKGMGASMGH from the coding sequence ATGGCTGCTACGGCACCCGCCGAAGCCCTACCCGCCGCCGAACCCGCTCCGCTCAAAGGCGGAGCGCTGGCGTTGCTTACCGTCGGCCTTGCGCTCGGCACGTTTATGGAAGTGCTCGACACGTCGATCGCGAACGTCGCGGTGCCGACTATTTCCGGCAGCCTTGGCGTGGCGACCAGTCAGGGTACATGGGTCATCTCGTCGTATTCCGTGGCCTCGGCGATCGCGGTGCCGCTGACCGGGTGGCTCGCGCGGCGCGTGGGCGAGGTGCGGCTCTTCACGCTGTCCGTTCTGCTTTTTACGATCGCCTCCGCGCTGTGCGGCTTCGCGCACAACTTCGAGTCGCTGATCGCGTTCCGGCTTCTGCAAGGGCTCGTCTCCGGGCCGATGGTCCCGCTCTCGCAGACGATTCTCATGCGCTCATACCCACCGGAGAAGCGCGGGCTCGCGCTCGGCCTCTGGGCGATGACCGTGATCTGCGCGCCGATTTTCGGACCCGTGATGGGCGGCTATATCACGGACAACTACACGTGGCCGTGGATCTTCTATATCAACGTGCCGATCGGGTTGTTCTCGGCGGCGTGCGCGTTCCTGCTGCTGCGCGGCCGCGAGACCAAGGTGACCAAACAGCGTATCGACGCGGTCGGGCTCACGTTGCTCGTGATCGGTGTGTCGTGCCTGCAGATGGTGCTCGACCTGGGCAAGGATCGAGACTGGTTCAATTCGACATTTATCATCACGCTGGCGATTATTGCCGTGGTGTCGATAGCGTTTCTGCTGGTGTGGGAGACAACGGAGAAGGAACCCGTCGTCGATCTTTCGCTATTCAAGGATCGTAACTTCGCGCTCGGCGTGGTGATTATTTCGTTCGGGTTTATGGCGTTCTTCGGGTCGGTGGTGATTTTCCCGCTCTGGCTGCAGACGGTGATGGGATACACCGCGGGGATCGCCGGCCTCGCGACGGCGCCGGTCGGTATTCTTGCGCTGTTTTTGTCGCCGATGATCGGCAAGAATATGCATCGGTTGAACCTGCGCGTTGTCGCGAGTTTTGCGTTCATCGTGTTTGCGTTTGTGTCGTTCTGGAATTCGACTTTTACGCTCGACGTGCCGTTCAATCATGTGATCTGGCCGCGGTTGGTGCAGGGTATTGGGGTTGCCTGTTTCTTCGTGCCGATGACGACTATTACGCTGTCCAGCGTGTCGGATGAGCGGCTCGCTAGTGCTTCTGGTTTGTCGAATTTCTTTCGGACTTTGTCCGGGGCGATTGGGACGGCTGTCAGTACAACGTACTGGGAGAACGATACGATCTATCATCATGCGATGTTGACCGATTCGGTTAATGTCTATTCGGCTAATACTAATGCTTATACCAATGCGTTGGCCGGGCTCGGGCTTTCGGGTGATAGCGTCACCGCGCAGTTGAATCAGGTTGTTACTGCGCAGGCTTATATGATGGCTACTAATGATTTTTTTCGTATTTCTTGTGGGGCGTTTCTTGTACTGGCTTTGCTTGTTTGGGTTACTAAGCCCAGGAAGGGGATGGGGGCTTCTATGGGGCACTAA
- the gshA gene encoding glutamate--cysteine ligase gives MPNTTPSRTTDALLHRLSVLTAGPQRDALIRGLRGIEKESLRVTHDGKLAMTPHPRALGSALTHPSLTTDYSEALLELITPAEHDVSITLEKLDTLHRFVYAELGDEILWNNSMPGLLPETDDGIPIAHYGTSNIGKLKYVYRLGLALRYGRTMQCIAGIHYNYSLSEEVWRALHADQQSTANAVDFQSDRYLALIRNFRRTNWLLMYLFGASPALDRRFLRDRQHTLDTFDADTLYRPYATSLRMSDLGYSNTTAQAALRADYDTLPGYLDALTKAVSQPYPAYEAIGTQRDGEWVQINTNVLQIENEFYSTIRPKRVTYPGERPLHALAARGVQYVEVRCMDIDPFEPTGISLETSRFLDAYLLVCALDDSALLPPDAYAEANQNFGRVTMEGRKPGLELTRDGSPIAMTDWANELLVKIDAAAATLDALHGGDAHARAVTVERAKLADASLTPSARVLQTMRDKQQSFLAFGLEQSEAHAAYFRSRPLDAAQTKEFVDLAAQSLAGQAKLEREEVGSFDAFVAAYRAYTLNRFSV, from the coding sequence ATGCCAAACACGACACCTTCCCGCACGACCGACGCGTTATTGCACCGCCTGTCCGTGCTGACCGCGGGCCCGCAGCGCGACGCGCTGATACGCGGCCTGCGCGGCATCGAAAAGGAAAGCCTGCGCGTGACGCACGACGGCAAGCTGGCCATGACGCCGCATCCGCGCGCGCTCGGTTCGGCGCTCACACATCCGTCGCTCACCACCGACTATTCCGAAGCGTTGCTCGAACTGATCACGCCGGCCGAGCACGACGTCTCGATCACGCTCGAGAAGCTGGATACGCTGCATCGTTTCGTCTACGCCGAACTCGGCGACGAGATCCTGTGGAACAACTCGATGCCCGGCCTGCTGCCCGAAACGGACGACGGTATTCCGATCGCGCATTACGGCACGTCGAATATCGGCAAGCTGAAGTACGTGTACCGCCTTGGCCTGGCGCTCCGTTACGGCCGCACGATGCAATGCATTGCGGGAATTCACTACAACTATTCGCTGAGCGAAGAAGTGTGGCGGGCGTTGCATGCCGACCAGCAATCCACGGCAAATGCCGTCGATTTCCAGTCCGACCGTTACCTCGCGCTGATCCGCAATTTCCGCCGTACTAACTGGCTGTTGATGTATCTGTTCGGCGCCTCGCCGGCGCTGGATCGCCGATTTCTCCGCGATCGCCAGCACACGCTCGACACTTTCGACGCCGACACGCTGTATCGCCCGTATGCGACCAGCTTGCGCATGAGCGACCTCGGCTACTCGAACACCACCGCGCAAGCCGCGTTGCGCGCCGACTACGACACGCTGCCGGGCTACCTGGATGCGCTGACGAAAGCCGTGAGCCAGCCGTATCCCGCGTATGAGGCGATTGGTACGCAGCGCGACGGCGAGTGGGTGCAGATCAACACGAACGTGCTGCAGATCGAAAACGAGTTCTATTCGACGATCCGACCGAAACGCGTCACGTATCCGGGCGAGCGTCCGCTGCATGCGCTGGCTGCGCGTGGTGTGCAGTATGTCGAAGTGCGCTGCATGGACATCGATCCGTTCGAGCCGACCGGCATTTCGCTGGAGACATCGCGTTTTCTCGATGCTTACCTGCTGGTCTGCGCGCTCGACGACAGCGCGTTGTTGCCACCGGACGCGTATGCCGAGGCGAATCAGAACTTTGGCCGCGTGACGATGGAAGGCCGCAAGCCGGGCCTCGAACTGACGCGCGACGGCAGCCCGATCGCGATGACAGATTGGGCGAACGAACTGCTCGTCAAGATCGACGCAGCTGCGGCAACGCTTGACGCATTGCACGGCGGCGACGCCCACGCCCGCGCCGTGACGGTTGAGCGCGCGAAACTGGCGGACGCATCGCTGACGCCGTCGGCGCGCGTGTTGCAGACGATGCGCGACAAGCAGCAGAGCTTCCTCGCGTTTGGCCTTGAGCAAAGCGAAGCGCACGCCGCATATTTCCGCTCGCGTCCGCTGGATGCCGCGCAGACCAAGGAGTTTGTCGATCTTGCGGCGCAATCGCTTGCAGGGCAGGCCAAACTCGAACGGGAAGAGGTGGGTTCATTCGACGCATTTGTCGCGGCATACCGGGCGTACACACTGAACCGGTTTAGCGTCTAA
- a CDS encoding VOC family protein, translating into MKIHIREIDHIVIRASNVPEMTRFYCEVLGCSVEKEQADLGLTQLRAGRSLIDLLKVGGKLDHPENGVPGAGRNMDHLCLRVEPFDAEALTAHLVEHGARPGEPALRYGADGFGQSLYLFDPEGNMVELKGPPEASRVTSL; encoded by the coding sequence ATGAAAATCCACATTCGCGAGATCGATCACATCGTCATTCGGGCGTCGAACGTTCCGGAGATGACGCGTTTTTACTGCGAGGTGCTCGGTTGCAGCGTCGAGAAGGAGCAGGCCGATCTGGGCCTGACACAATTGCGCGCGGGGCGCTCGCTGATCGACCTGTTAAAGGTCGGCGGGAAGCTCGATCACCCCGAAAACGGTGTGCCGGGCGCGGGGCGGAATATGGATCACCTGTGTTTGCGCGTTGAGCCGTTCGACGCCGAGGCGCTCACTGCGCATCTGGTCGAACACGGCGCGCGGCCTGGCGAGCCGGCTTTGCGCTATGGCGCGGATGGGTTTGGGCAGTCGCTGTATCTGTTCGACCCGGAGGGCAATATGGTCGAACTCAAAGGCCCGCCTGAAGCCTCGCGGGTGACGTCGCTATGA
- a CDS encoding YaeQ family protein: MALKSTIYKAELQIANMDRHYYADHALTIARHPSETDERMMVRVAAFALFAQERLEFCKGLSDVDEPDLWQKDLTGAIETWIEVGQPDERRIAKASGRSNDVIVIAYGGRTSDIWWQGVRSKVERMRNVTVWTLGEDVAAALGKLAERTMRLQCTVQDGEAWLGSADADAVKIEWTVLKAPANG; this comes from the coding sequence ATGGCTCTCAAATCGACGATTTACAAGGCAGAACTTCAGATCGCCAACATGGACCGGCACTACTATGCCGACCATGCCCTGACGATCGCCCGCCATCCCTCGGAAACCGACGAGCGGATGATGGTCCGCGTCGCCGCGTTCGCGCTGTTCGCGCAGGAACGCCTCGAATTCTGCAAAGGTTTGTCGGATGTCGACGAACCGGACCTCTGGCAGAAGGACCTCACCGGCGCGATCGAAACCTGGATCGAAGTCGGTCAGCCTGACGAACGGCGCATTGCCAAGGCAAGCGGCCGCTCGAACGACGTGATCGTGATCGCCTATGGCGGCCGCACGTCGGACATCTGGTGGCAAGGGGTGCGCAGCAAGGTCGAACGCATGCGCAATGTGACGGTCTGGACGCTTGGCGAAGACGTGGCGGCGGCGCTTGGCAAGCTCGCCGAGCGGACCATGCGTCTGCAATGCACCGTGCAGGACGGCGAAGCGTGGCTCGGTAGCGCCGACGCCGATGCGGTGAAAATCGAGTGGACGGTGTTGAAGGCACCCGCCAACGGTTGA
- the ada gene encoding bifunctional DNA-binding transcriptional regulator/O6-methylguanine-DNA methyltransferase Ada, giving the protein MNRTDRTDIVDETAVGTTRWSTDAERWDAVTRHEQQADGAFFYAVKTTGVFCRPSCASRQPRRENVAFFTDANAARAAGYRDCKRCQPGGLPRELEIVNRACAAMDADPQQRLTLAQLSDAVHVSPFHLQRLFKRVVGVSPRQYQAAQRGAALRDALQSGSDVTRATLDAGFGSPSRMYDSASAELGMAPSAFRRKGAGLTVRYASAPTSLGFVLVAATDKGICKIGFGDNAATLADDLRGEFANADLVEDATRLAPFIAQIEAYLEGTRQDFDLPLDIAATAFRQRVWDALRRIPYGETRSYSQIAEAVGSPRAVRAVASACATNPVALAIPCHRVVQKGGALAGYRWGLSRKAALLDNEAQHAGGASVDEPKRREHAATAVTITNLDHAA; this is encoded by the coding sequence ATGAACCGCACCGACCGTACCGATATCGTCGACGAAACCGCCGTCGGCACCACCCGCTGGAGCACCGACGCCGAGCGTTGGGACGCCGTTACCCGCCATGAGCAGCAGGCCGACGGCGCGTTTTTCTACGCCGTCAAAACGACGGGCGTGTTCTGCCGACCGTCCTGCGCGTCGCGCCAGCCACGCCGCGAAAATGTCGCGTTCTTCACCGACGCAAACGCCGCGCGCGCCGCGGGCTACCGCGATTGCAAGCGTTGCCAACCCGGCGGCCTGCCGCGCGAGCTGGAGATCGTCAATCGCGCCTGTGCCGCGATGGATGCCGATCCGCAGCAACGCCTCACACTCGCGCAACTGAGCGACGCGGTGCACGTCAGCCCGTTCCACTTGCAACGTCTGTTCAAGCGCGTGGTGGGCGTCTCGCCGCGTCAGTATCAGGCCGCGCAGCGCGGCGCCGCGTTGCGCGACGCGCTGCAGAGCGGGTCGGACGTGACACGCGCCACGCTGGATGCCGGCTTCGGCTCGCCCTCGCGGATGTACGACAGCGCCTCGGCGGAATTGGGCATGGCGCCGTCCGCGTTCCGCCGCAAAGGCGCGGGGCTCACCGTGCGTTACGCCAGCGCGCCGACCTCCCTCGGCTTCGTGCTGGTGGCCGCAACCGACAAAGGCATCTGCAAAATCGGTTTCGGCGACAATGCCGCGACACTCGCCGACGATCTGCGCGGCGAGTTCGCCAACGCCGATCTGGTCGAAGACGCAACGCGCCTCGCGCCGTTCATCGCGCAGATCGAAGCCTATCTGGAGGGCACGCGTCAGGACTTCGATCTGCCGTTGGACATCGCCGCGACCGCGTTCCGGCAACGCGTCTGGGACGCGCTGCGGCGCATTCCTTACGGTGAAACGCGCAGCTATTCCCAGATTGCGGAAGCGGTCGGCTCGCCCCGGGCCGTGCGCGCGGTGGCAAGCGCGTGTGCGACGAATCCAGTCGCGCTGGCGATTCCGTGCCATCGCGTCGTGCAGAAGGGCGGGGCGCTGGCGGGGTATCGCTGGGGCCTGTCGCGCAAGGCCGCACTGCTCGACAACGAAGCCCAGCACGCCGGCGGCGCTTCGGTCGATGAACCCAAGCGCCGCGAGCACGCGGCCACTGCTGTCACCATCACCAACCTGGACCACGCCGCGTGA
- a CDS encoding DNA-3-methyladenine glycosylase, with amino-acid sequence MSTLDDVATLELPFKPPFDWPRLLRFFGGRATPGVEAVEDGAYRRAIDWAGDSGTLTVRLHPRKRCIVANIEGPASRHADALAAPIARMFDLHADPKKIGNELAADPWLAPLVEAVPGLRVPGAWSGFELVVRAIVGQQVSVKAATTIIGRLVQRAGERIEGHPHEHTAWRFPTPAALAAVDLEKIGMPGKRVAALQGFAQAVASGDVPLDSGVADANGLRAALLALPGIGPWTVEYVAMRAWRDADAWPAWDLVLMQAICARDPSLVRPTQQRTRTDAWRPWRAYAAMHLWNEVADRAGAARGG; translated from the coding sequence GTGAGCACGCTTGACGACGTTGCAACACTCGAATTGCCGTTCAAACCACCCTTCGACTGGCCGCGCCTGCTGCGCTTTTTCGGCGGACGGGCCACACCCGGCGTCGAAGCGGTGGAAGACGGCGCCTATCGTCGCGCGATCGACTGGGCCGGCGACAGCGGCACGCTGACGGTGCGCCTGCATCCGCGCAAGCGCTGCATCGTCGCGAACATCGAAGGCCCGGCGAGCCGCCATGCTGACGCGCTCGCCGCGCCGATCGCGCGGATGTTCGACCTGCACGCCGATCCGAAGAAGATCGGCAACGAACTGGCCGCCGATCCCTGGCTCGCACCGTTAGTTGAAGCCGTGCCGGGCTTGCGCGTGCCGGGCGCGTGGTCGGGCTTCGAGCTGGTGGTGCGCGCCATCGTCGGGCAGCAGGTCAGCGTGAAGGCGGCGACCACGATCATCGGACGATTGGTGCAGCGTGCCGGCGAGCGCATCGAGGGTCATCCGCATGAGCACACCGCGTGGCGCTTTCCGACGCCTGCCGCACTGGCCGCCGTGGATCTGGAAAAGATCGGCATGCCGGGTAAACGCGTAGCGGCGTTGCAGGGTTTCGCACAGGCGGTCGCTTCAGGCGACGTGCCGCTCGACAGTGGCGTCGCCGATGCCAACGGCCTGCGCGCGGCCTTGCTCGCACTGCCGGGCATCGGTCCATGGACGGTCGAGTATGTGGCGATGCGCGCATGGCGTGACGCCGACGCCTGGCCCGCATGGGACCTCGTGCTGATGCAGGCGATCTGCGCGCGCGATCCATCGCTCGTGCGGCCCACGCAGCAACGCACTCGCACCGACGCGTGGCGGCCGTGGCGCGCGTACGCGGCGATGCATCTCTGGAACGAGGTCGCGGATCGGGCAGGCGCCGCGCGCGGCGGCTGA
- a CDS encoding MarR family winged helix-turn-helix transcriptional regulator gives MTDGPYEADKIHLESSLGYYLTKARNVLVERMDRAVKPLGLTAQQIGVILMLSAQRASTPFELSRVMSYDSGSMTRLLDRLEKKGFVVRTRSDADRRMVKLELTPQGHEAAQQLPGLGAAVLNEQLRGFSAADHAALLDLLGRFIANGIGAGASACCGLGPPQELEEASPEEPPSDHGGQ, from the coding sequence ATGACTGACGGCCCCTACGAAGCGGACAAGATTCACCTCGAATCGAGTCTTGGCTATTACCTGACGAAAGCGCGAAACGTGCTTGTCGAGCGGATGGACCGTGCGGTCAAACCGTTGGGACTGACTGCCCAGCAGATCGGCGTGATTCTGATGTTGTCCGCGCAACGCGCGAGCACGCCGTTCGAGTTGTCGCGCGTCATGTCGTACGACAGTGGATCGATGACGCGCCTGCTCGATCGCCTTGAAAAGAAAGGCTTTGTTGTACGCACGCGCAGCGACGCTGACCGCCGGATGGTCAAGCTGGAACTGACGCCGCAAGGCCACGAAGCCGCGCAGCAATTGCCCGGTCTGGGCGCCGCCGTACTGAACGAGCAGTTGCGCGGATTTTCAGCCGCGGATCATGCCGCCCTGCTCGACCTGCTCGGCCGTTTCATCGCGAACGGCATCGGTGCGGGAGCAAGCGCCTGTTGCGGACTCGGACCGCCGCAGGAATTGGAAGAGGCATCACCCGAAGAGCCGCCGTCAGATCACGGCGGGCAGTAA
- a CDS encoding efflux transporter outer membrane subunit, with translation MQFDRISRARTLAPRALTIAVAAALATLLAGCVVGPDYKRPAAETPASYKEAAPGWKVAQPADQQDRGDWWTIYEDPQLNALEDKLNASNQTIAQFAAAYRQARALVGEARAAYFPTVGASAGATRAGNGSSSSGNSTSSRSGISNSFNVQLDASWEPDLWGSVTRSVNAQKAGQQGAAADLANARLSAQATLAQTYFSLRALDSTQKLLDDTVAAYERSLQLTQNQYAAGVAARSDVIQAQTQLQSAQATAIDNGVQRAQDEHAIAVLVGEPASTFSIAPMPLTATPPGVPSQMPSALLERRPDIASAERKAAAANEQIGVAIAAFFPSLTLSATGGFQSSVFSQLLTAPSRFWTLGPQLAGTIFDAGLREAKTEAARAAYDQDVAAYRQTILAAFQDVEDNLASQRILEQEIVVQRQAVDSARQALAIVTNEYKAGTVGYVNVLTAQTTAFTAELKLESIAGQRMVSSVGLVKALGGGWDASQMNRETGDVAAPAPLPASAATPVAQSGATSQPAPSN, from the coding sequence ATGCAGTTTGATCGAATCTCGCGCGCGCGGACGCTTGCGCCCCGCGCCCTGACTATCGCAGTTGCGGCGGCCCTCGCCACCCTGCTGGCCGGTTGTGTGGTTGGCCCTGACTACAAACGGCCCGCGGCCGAGACCCCCGCTTCCTACAAGGAAGCCGCGCCCGGCTGGAAAGTCGCCCAGCCAGCCGATCAGCAAGACCGCGGCGACTGGTGGACCATCTACGAAGACCCGCAACTCAACGCGCTCGAAGACAAGCTGAACGCATCGAACCAGACCATCGCCCAATTTGCCGCCGCCTATCGCCAGGCCCGTGCGCTGGTCGGCGAGGCGCGCGCGGCGTATTTCCCAACCGTTGGTGCATCGGCGGGCGCCACGCGCGCCGGCAACGGTTCATCGTCCAGTGGCAACTCGACTTCGAGCCGCTCCGGCATCAGCAATAGCTTCAACGTGCAACTCGACGCCAGCTGGGAGCCGGACCTGTGGGGCTCGGTCACGCGTTCGGTGAACGCGCAGAAGGCAGGCCAGCAGGGCGCTGCAGCCGATCTCGCGAATGCGCGGCTGTCCGCCCAGGCCACGCTCGCGCAAACCTACTTTTCCCTGCGCGCGCTCGATTCCACCCAGAAGCTGCTTGACGACACCGTCGCGGCTTATGAGCGCTCGCTGCAACTCACGCAGAACCAGTACGCGGCAGGCGTCGCCGCACGTTCCGACGTGATTCAGGCACAAACGCAGTTGCAATCGGCACAAGCGACCGCGATCGACAACGGCGTGCAGCGCGCGCAAGACGAGCACGCGATCGCTGTACTCGTCGGCGAACCAGCCTCGACATTCTCGATTGCGCCGATGCCACTCACGGCCACGCCGCCCGGCGTGCCCTCGCAGATGCCGTCGGCGCTGCTCGAACGGCGCCCGGATATTGCCTCGGCTGAGCGCAAGGCCGCGGCGGCGAACGAGCAGATCGGCGTTGCGATTGCCGCGTTCTTCCCGTCGCTGACCCTGTCGGCCACCGGCGGCTTCCAAAGTTCGGTGTTCTCGCAGTTGCTGACCGCGCCGTCGCGGTTCTGGACGCTCGGCCCACAACTCGCCGGCACGATCTTCGACGCCGGCTTGCGTGAGGCAAAGACCGAAGCCGCTCGCGCTGCTTACGATCAGGACGTCGCAGCGTATCGTCAAACGATTCTGGCCGCGTTCCAGGACGTCGAGGACAATCTCGCCTCGCAGCGCATCCTTGAACAGGAAATCGTCGTGCAGCGGCAGGCGGTGGATTCCGCGCGTCAGGCGCTCGCCATTGTCACGAACGAGTACAAGGCGGGCACGGTCGGCTACGTCAATGTGTTGACCGCACAGACCACCGCTTTCACGGCGGAGCTGAAGCTGGAGAGCATCGCCGGGCAGCGGATGGTTTCGTCGGTGGGTCTGGTGAAGGCGCTTGGCGGTGGTTGGGACGCGTCGCAAATGAACCGCGAAACAGGCGATGTGGCCGCGCCGGCGCCGCTGCCGGCATCGGCGGCGACGCCTGTGGCGCAAAGCGGCGCCACTTCACAGCCGGCGCCGAGCAACTAG
- a CDS encoding LysR family transcriptional regulator, whose amino-acid sequence MTRSYSNWFVRARLKTRQLQLLAAMEEEGNVRRAADVLGMTQPAASRLLKELEDMLEVSLFDRTPHGMRATLYGEVMIRHARMVLSNLSHAHDEISALRAGLAGQVRIGVIAAAAATMVPRAIANVKRRYPQLEIWAEVETSDVMLPRLAEGELDIMIGRVLERQNQFKTDIHYEPLADEPLCVVARSGHPLENETGLTLRGIVNASWVLHPPGSVLRHRFDLMFSQIGLNPPQNVVNTNNFLAISSLLLQSDMLAVLPEEVARQYQQYGVLQRIPIDLPYRMDTFGIITRQSHLLSPAASVVLEALREAAGEVYGTAFEPPVAR is encoded by the coding sequence ATGACGCGTAGCTACTCGAACTGGTTCGTGCGGGCGCGGCTCAAGACGCGGCAGTTGCAATTGCTCGCCGCGATGGAGGAGGAGGGCAACGTCCGGCGAGCCGCCGACGTGCTCGGCATGACCCAGCCCGCCGCGTCGCGGCTTCTGAAAGAGCTGGAGGACATGCTGGAGGTGAGTCTGTTCGATCGCACGCCGCATGGCATGCGCGCCACCCTGTACGGCGAAGTGATGATCCGTCACGCGCGCATGGTGCTCTCGAATCTCAGCCATGCGCATGACGAAATCTCGGCACTTCGGGCCGGTCTGGCCGGCCAGGTGCGAATCGGCGTGATTGCCGCGGCCGCCGCGACAATGGTGCCGCGCGCCATCGCCAACGTGAAAAGACGCTATCCCCAGCTGGAAATCTGGGCGGAAGTGGAAACCTCGGACGTGATGCTGCCGAGGCTCGCCGAAGGCGAACTGGACATCATGATCGGCCGGGTATTGGAGCGGCAAAACCAGTTCAAGACCGACATCCACTACGAACCGCTTGCCGACGAACCGCTCTGCGTGGTGGCGCGTTCCGGCCATCCTCTCGAAAATGAAACAGGTTTGACACTGCGGGGAATCGTCAACGCGAGCTGGGTTTTGCACCCGCCGGGCAGTGTTTTACGCCATCGCTTTGATCTGATGTTTTCGCAGATCGGACTGAATCCGCCCCAAAACGTCGTCAATACCAACAATTTTTTGGCGATTTCGAGCTTATTGCTCCAAAGCGACATGTTGGCGGTTTTACCCGAAGAAGTGGCGCGTCAGTACCAACAGTACGGTGTTTTGCAACGGATACCGATCGATTTACCGTACAGAATGGATACATTCGGTATCATCACGCGCCAGTCGCACCTGCTTTCGCCGGCGGCCTCCGTCGTCCTCGAAGCCTTGCGGGAAGCCGCGGGCGAGGTCTATGGCACCGCCTTCGAGCCGCCAGTGGCGCGATAA
- a CDS encoding arabinose ABC transporter substrate-binding protein: MTSKLRRLTLSAIAAAALAAPFAAQFSAHADQQLKVGFLVKMPEQAWFINEQKAATALGQKDGFSVVNIGTPDGEKVLAAIDNLGAQGAKGFVICAPDVRLGPAIQARAKRYNMKFVTVDDQLVDSTGKPLSNVPHLGMSAFKIGNQVGTAISEEMKRRGWKPEEVGALRITNYELPTAKLRTDGATESLLAGGFKKENIFDAPQKTTDDEGGFNASSPVLAQHPNIKKWVIFALNEESVLGGVRATEQLHIPAADVIGVGINGAGEAFAEFQKKEPTGFYGTIAVSSTMHGKESTENLVEWIKDGKQPPADTQTTGKLMVRGNWQDVRKELGI; encoded by the coding sequence ATGACCAGCAAGCTTCGCCGTTTGACGCTCTCAGCGATTGCCGCCGCGGCGCTCGCCGCACCCTTTGCCGCGCAATTCTCCGCGCACGCCGATCAGCAACTCAAAGTCGGCTTCCTCGTGAAGATGCCGGAACAGGCGTGGTTCATCAACGAACAGAAAGCCGCCACCGCGCTCGGTCAGAAGGACGGCTTCTCGGTGGTCAACATCGGCACGCCGGACGGCGAAAAAGTGCTGGCCGCGATCGATAACCTCGGTGCGCAAGGCGCCAAAGGCTTCGTGATCTGCGCGCCCGACGTGCGGCTCGGACCGGCGATTCAGGCGCGTGCAAAGCGCTACAACATGAAGTTCGTCACCGTCGACGATCAACTGGTCGACTCCACCGGCAAGCCGCTGTCGAACGTGCCGCATCTGGGCATGTCCGCGTTCAAGATCGGCAATCAGGTCGGCACCGCGATCTCTGAAGAGATGAAGCGCCGCGGCTGGAAGCCGGAAGAAGTCGGCGCGCTGCGCATCACGAACTACGAATTGCCGACCGCCAAACTGCGCACAGATGGCGCAACGGAATCGCTGCTGGCCGGCGGCTTCAAGAAGGAAAACATCTTCGACGCCCCGCAAAAGACCACGGATGACGAAGGCGGCTTCAACGCGTCGTCGCCCGTGCTCGCGCAGCATCCGAACATCAAGAAATGGGTGATCTTCGCGCTCAACGAGGAAAGCGTGCTGGGCGGCGTTCGCGCGACCGAGCAACTGCACATTCCGGCGGCCGATGTGATCGGCGTCGGCATTAACGGTGCGGGCGAAGCGTTTGCCGAGTTCCAGAAGAAGGAACCGACAGGCTTCTACGGCACGATCGCCGTGAGCTCGACGATGCATGGCAAAGAGAGCACGGAGAACCTCGTGGAGTGGATCAAGGACGGCAAGCAGCCGCCCGCCGATACGCAAACCACCGGCAAGCTGATGGTGCGGGGCAACTGGCAGGACGTGCGTAAAGAGCTCGGCATTTAA